The genome window tcctaattgaatacccaTATATCATGATACATTTTTTAGAATCCAAATTGAATACACCAAATATCATAAATGATATCTTTtgaaaatctggtggtattcaattaggattttaaattatgctttaaattccgatgatattcaattgggattatttaatatccattaaaatctgatggtattcaaatgttgattGGTTTTTGTGGATTTTATAAAATGGTGGATTTTTGTGGTATttttcggtgtattttaagtattttgaaATCCCAACAAAATCCAtaagattttgaagtattgttcCTAAATCCTATGAACtttgcgacattttatcaagaaaccacaaaaaaatcaaaataaaaaacaattcattaaaatccataaaaaaaacaatccattaaactTCACCTTAAATTATggttgtgaaaaaataaaaaactatgaaaaaacatttattttattagaaaaatcaGTGTTCTAAAATTCGGCGATTgatcgggattaatcgccgattaatcgttgttcggtcggccaccgtctcgattaagcgtttATCGACTAAGCGTTTATCAgtgaaaaaatcatttttatcgaAAATCGGTCAAAATCGGGTTTACTCATTCAaaagtcgggattaatcggaaaaagtcggtcaaaaatcagtgaatttaaagaatttaaaaacagaaagtaaattttgattttaaattttaaatttaattttaaataaaacaaaatcacggaaatgacaaaacacataaattaaagttgtttttattacCTTTCACTCTTTCAATATTAGCTTATAAActctaattatataaatttataatatcttttttcagagattcaatcaaattcaagtttaCATATGAGATGATCGgacttatatatgtatataaaaacatgttttgtgttataaaaaatcattaatcttttgatcttatatgattataaatttatactctatataattatattaatatatatgatttaaaaaatattattaaatttattaccaTCAATGATGGTTGCTTCACCAACTAAGTCCGACTTTTTATACTTTCTGTTTTGTCGAGCCTTGCTTTGACACTAGAAAATATATACTCTCTCCGGCCTCCGGCCTCCTGAGTTATATATATTGAGGGACGGAGACGTGGTGCGGATTATAGTGCTctcataaagtatagttttaaaacttatttttaagatttttttttaataaaaatttgaatgttatatttttattcagtgaaaaaattttaaaaataaattataaaattatattttataaaagaattaaaatGCGCCTTGAAaaaaaacgtatagaattaaataggACGGATGGACTAGTTTCTTGGTCGTCGAGGCTCAGTACTTGGCAGTCATACATAAAACACACTGACACACACATAAGCTTTACAAGTGATATCCTTTTCTGGGAGATAGAGGAAGAATTCAAGAAAAGAGCACAATTATATACAGATAAATTTGGATCTCACAGTGTAAGTTAACCGAATTCGCAAccttttcttctcaaatctcaattctcctacttttttttaattatacctGTAGTTAATGATAATTAAGCATGACGTTTTTCATGAAATTGTTGCaagatttttggttttttgatgACCCTTTGATTCATATCATCATATGTTTATATACTTTAGGTTAATTGATGCTAGTAACAGTTTGCTGTTATGTGTATGTTtttaaattagggtttttaGTGTGTTTTGCTACTGATGCTGCAGTGAGTTGAAGATTATTGGGTGCTTTTGGGTTTTAGTAGTTACTTTTTGTTGCTAGGTTTAGCTATAAACTATCAAGAAGTAatatcggtatgacattttatgtTTGGAACTGTGTTTGTGGATGCGTTTGGTGATTTGTTCTTAaggatttaaaattgatataattttggattttcggctcggttcggtTAGAAAGTATGGGATGAGGTCAGAATGAGATGGTCGCAGAAGAAATGCTTTTTTAACTGCAAAAAGGCAGGAGAAATGATTATTTACAACAAAAAGGCAGGAATAGTATTAATCGGCTTATAAAAAGATAGATAGTTTTTTCTTATGTATAATGAAATGTGAatctaatatatttgaatttcacTCCTTATTTTAAGCAGCAGTAGCCATCCAGATGAATATATGGGCACTACTTGTTCTTTTTTAAGGAGGTGGTATTgtgtctgcttattttcttgaAGATAATCTTCCCCTGGCCAGAATTATTATGCAACTTCATATTAATGCTCAGAAGATATTATGAACTTGACCTCCTGGACTTGGACCATTAAAGCTGTGCTGTTCTGAACAGGCATGAGATTCATATTCTTAATTTGCAACCTCAATCGCTCTAATGAGTAAGGAGAATGTTCCACAACTTATCAGTACTGGGGTTGGTGATGAACAGTTGTCTTCAGGTAGGGCTGAAGAGCTGACAGTTTATTCTACATCACGCCCTAGTCTAGATAAGGAGGCTGGGTTAGCTGCCTGTCGTGTGTGTCAGTGTGCTGAATCTGACAAAAGGGGTGATGCTGCTTTGGAGTTTTTAGGTATCACCCCAGTATTGAactcacagaaaagaaaagaagatttAAAGCTTGATTGCAAAGATGTTTTAAAGGATGCTGAAAGTGACACTTGTGCCAAAGATGGTAAAAAAGATTCTGGATTCGTGGAGTTTGTCAGTCCTGATGGCGAGGTCTTCATTTGTAATACTGATATAGAAAAGGGTTTTGATTACAATCGAGATGTGTTAATTGAGCTGGGATGTGCTTGCAAAAATGATCTCGCTCTGGTACACTACGCTTGTGCCCTCAAATGGTTTGTGAATCATGGATCAACTGTTTGTGAAATATGTGGACGTGTTTCAAAGAATATTAATGTTACAGACTTGAAAAAGGTTGTAGCTTCTCTGAAGGAGTATGAAACCTTAAGGGAAAGGACCGCCAATGGAATACCATACCCAGAAAATGTGCAGACAAGTTCCTGTGTAGATCCCGATGCTCTTGCTGCCATTCGGAGGCAGCGACTAAGTGAAATATCACTCTGGTTTGGTCCACATAATAACAACTACTCGACGACAGTTTCACAGGGTTCTGAACAAGTTTCTAATGCTGTTGCTGAAGAAGTCACTCCTGCTGAGAATTCTGCTACCAAATGGGCTGTCGAGGGTACAGGGATACTTCTTGCCACCGGCTTGCTTACTCTTACATTAGCATGGCTGATTGCTCCTCGCGTTGGAAAGGTATTCTTaaagtaaataatttttatatattgatgTCATACTGACATACCTACAGATATATATCATTTTGTGTGGGAAAGGCTTCATATATACATTTTCATATATGACTTGCAACATTTTTTTGAGGCTTTGTGGTTTACCTAATTTTTGTTACATGCATCTACAATTTTGTGTGTTGTACAATTTTCTGGGCAAGTATatcaaattttctttctttcctctctctctctctctctctctatacacacacacacacacacacacacacacacacacacacacacacacacacacacactatacaATATTCCAGAGTTTTGtccaacaatttttatttttaaatcgtTTGTTTGTAGAAAATTTACATCCCAAAAGTTTAAAGAAAATTTTACTTGGACTGTTTTGTTTGGTGTTTAAGAGTTAAGACAATGCCAGGTCATAACATATTTTTGTTCGATCATGTTGCAATGCATATTAGATTGACATTATGTTTTTTCTTGTAAGGATTGTTTGCAAGTTTTATTCTGTTCAGCTCATTTTAATTGGCAGCTGCATGATTTTTTAGCTTGTGATGAGTTCCCAGGTCCCCAACCAGACAACTTCTAAGATAAAAGCAGTAATAGAACACAGATATAAGAGGCTTAGGTTGCCATACATAATCAACCTCATTCGTGAGGCTATATCACATACCCCTACCCGAAAAAAAGGAATAATTCCTTGATGAATGATGTTGGTTTTGTATTCTAGATTTAAAGTGTATCGATATCCAGAATTCTCactattttcttctttttaaattgtatttaTGTTAATGCTTTATTGTGCAGAAAACTGCCAAAAGTGGTCTTCATATCCTTCTTGGAGGTATCTGTGCGTTAACAGTTGTAGTATTCTTCCGCTTTGTAAGTTATCGACTATTCTTTCATGCTTGCATCTAATTGATCTGtgttatcaaatatttatataatatgagCATGATAGATGTTAATATGCATGAAATGTAAATTTCTAAATGTATATCCAGTGAATAATATGAGAACATATATTAGCAACATAAGGATATGACATATGAGAAGATCCAACTTGGCACAAACACAGATAGAAAATAGAGGTTTGCGATTGTTGACTGCTGCTTTGACCAAGAGCAGAAGTTCATATatttctagcttaattaaatcTGTTTTGTGGAGTAAATTGTATGTCATAACATctataatgtatatatgttgaTAAATTATGCTGAGATAGCAGCTATAAAGAAAGTATGTAGCGATTGGGCAAGttgccaaaaaaaaatagaaaatgttGTTTGAAATGTTGAGTACTACGATGGTTTAGCCAGGAAGTTTATATTGATAATCTTGTAAGGCATTAAAGCAGGATGCAACTTATGTGTGGATAGAGTGTTGGGAGGGGAGTAGAGACTGAAATTTACTTTGGAGTGAGAGTTTGGCGGCTTTTGAGATCTCTTAAAATTACAATAGCATCCCTTTTAACAAAGTGTGCATCTGCTACATACGTACGTATGCACATACAAAATTCAGCTATGCTCATATTATCTTGTTTCTAGCTCCAAGAATTTATTCTCCATTTGGAGAATCTAATCTCCATTTGGTCTTGCATATaactagaaaaatatttttcaagaaataaTTCAGTGAATTTACGCCATGAAATATTGCCTTTGCCTTCTAAGACCCTCGTGGATTCCCACCAGTAATCAGCTTCTGATTTAAGAAAATAGCTAGCGAATTCTGTCTTCTGTTCTTCTCCTACCTTCACTAAGGCGAATGCCTTTTCCATCTCCTTAATCTCCTTAAGCCATGCCTTGGCTTCTATCGGGTCCCCAATCCCCAGTACCTTTAAATTCTGGTGGATaaacagcttgaaaagatttgaaagctGCTCCTGTTTGAGCAGATGGTTTCTGTTGTTGAGCTATCGCGGATGTTTGTTGCTGAAGAATCTGTAAAATTTGATTTACGGTAGGGTCCACACGGAGTTGGCGTTCTGGATTCTGAGTGGTTCTCTCTACATTTGTTGTTGGGGGAGTGGTTGTCTGACATACCCCTCACTAATTCAT of Daucus carota subsp. sativus chromosome 3, DH1 v3.0, whole genome shotgun sequence contains these proteins:
- the LOC108215067 gene encoding uncharacterized protein LOC108215067 isoform X1 produces the protein MSKENVPQLISTGVGDEQLSSGRAEELTVYSTSRPSLDKEAGLAACRVCQCAESDKRGDAALEFLGITPVLNSQKRKEDLKLDCKDVLKDAESDTCAKDGKKDSGFVEFVSPDGEVFICNTDIEKGFDYNRDVLIELGCACKNDLALVHYACALKWFVNHGSTVCEICGRVSKNINVTDLKKVVASLKEYETLRERTANGIPYPENVQTSSCVDPDALAAIRRQRLSEISLWFGPHNNNYSTTVSQGSEQVSNAVAEEVTPAENSATKWAVEGTGILLATGLLTLTLAWLIAPRVGKKTAKSGLHILLGVCSNKNQVWTCAILGNLIYLLVSCFRYMGIKNTCYSLNMILSAHSEQRCSGNSDSAVCYMAVIRE
- the LOC108215067 gene encoding uncharacterized protein LOC108215067 isoform X2 codes for the protein MSKENVPQLISTGVGDEQLSSGRAEELTVYSTSRPSLDKEAGLAACRVCQCAESDKRGDAALEFLGITPVLNSQKRKEDLKLDCKDVLKDAESDTCAKDGKKDSGFVEFVSPDGEVFICNTDIEKGFDYNRDVLIELGCACKNDLALVHYACALKWFVNHGSTVCEICGRVSKNINVTDLKKVVASLKEYETLRERTANGIPYPENVQTSSCVDPDALAAIRRQRLSEISLWFGPHNNNYSTTVSQGSEQVSNAVAEEVTPAENSATKWAVEGTGILLATGLLTLTLAWLIAPRVGKKTAKSGLHILLGGICALTVVVFFRFFVLTRIKYGPARYWAILFIFWFLVFGIWASRTHATHST